One Penaeus chinensis breed Huanghai No. 1 chromosome 12, ASM1920278v2, whole genome shotgun sequence DNA segment encodes these proteins:
- the LOC125030879 gene encoding SR-related and CTD-associated factor 4-like isoform X1, whose amino-acid sequence MRRKTLWPLVLAAVLSGVLAAPESSKESDDNGNRLEDSPSTSSEIGAAEAAAGAAAGGAAAAAAAATSGGFFAPQLRQFLGALENVDDILRSTIPSLDRFQCLERVMCSMASATNLFSPESLLNPGVQSTLEQTFQQGLIQDPSLVQQGFPQGFPQQTGFPQQQVLQQGFPQQQVLQQGFPQQQVFAQGFPPQQAFPQQPAFQQPFPQQGFGPPPAGSFNPQFQPPPSQFTQTGFQQFAPFGGAAFRENQDGQPVERQGTRPQGIRRQPVRRRQRNGFLNLLSNLGLNFGKRKKRDLLSDIVSGFTGERFMGLLDRMMESYSFHPYTHAAYMGYSGNECNRLYPSCPSSAEEMIDVFNNIHRHYPNGIPFKDKMPWPLNVLLP is encoded by the exons ATGCGGCGGAAGACTCTATGGCCATTGGTGTTGGCAGCGGTGTTGTCAGGGGTGTTGGCAGCGCCTGAATCCTCGaaggagagtgatgataatg GGAACCGCCTCGAGGACTCGCCTTCCACGTCCTCCGAAATcggggcggcggaggcggcggcagGAGCGGCGGCGGGAGGGGcagctgcggcggcggcggcggcaacgTCCGGTGGATTCTTTGCGCCCCAGTTGCGGCAGTTCCTCGG aGCTCTAGAGAACGTCGATGATATATTGCGCTCGACGATTCCTTCCTTGGACCGATTCCAGTGCCTCGAGAGGGTCATGTGCTCAATGGCCTCGGCAACCAaccttttctcgcc cgAGTCGCTGCTAAACCCCGGTGTCCAGTCGACACTCGAGCAGACCTTCCAGCAAGGTCTCATCCAAGATCCTTCGTTAGTTCAGCAAGGTTTCCCTCAGGGTTTCCCCCAGCAGACAGGGTTTCCCCAGCAGCAGGTGCTTCAGCAGGGCTTTCCCCAGCAGCAGGTGCTCCAGCAGGGCTTTCCCCAGCAGCAGGTATTCGCCCAAGGCTTCCCCCCACAGCAGGCCTTTCCGCAACAGCCTGCTTTTCAACAACCCTTCCCCCAGCAGGGATTTGGACCTCCTCCTGCTGGCAGCTTTAATCCTCAGTTCCAGCCGCCGCcttcacag ttcacCCAAACTGGCTTCCAGCAGTTTGCTCCCTTCGGTGGAGCCGCCTTCAGGGAAAACCAGGATGGACAGCCTGTGGAGAGGCAAGGCACGCGTCCCCAGGGCATCAGACGTCAGCCCgtcaggaggagacagagaaatgggTTCCTAAACTTGCTTAGTAACCTCGGACTGAACTTCGGCAAGAGGAAGAAGCGAGACCTCTTAAGCGACATTGTCAGCGGGTTTACTGGAGAAAGGTTTATGGG GCTGTTGGACCGAATGATGGAATCCTACTCATTCCATCCCTACACCCACGCAGCCTACATGGGATACTCAGGAAACGAGTGTAACAGACTGTACCCCTCCTGTCCCTCGTCCGCTGAAGAGATGATCGACGTTTTCAACAACATCCATCGTCACTATCCCAACGGAATTCCCTTCAAGGATAAGATGCCGTGGCCACTTAATGTTCTTCTTCCTTGA
- the LOC125030879 gene encoding uncharacterized protein LOC125030879 isoform X2, translated as MRRKTLWPLVLAAVLSGVLAAPESSKESDDNESPERAAASEADDKERGGVVDSSVHHRVSRQLLDGWRPTDGISALENVDDILRSTIPSLDRFQCLERVMCSMASATNLFSPESLLNPGVQSTLEQTFQQGLIQDPSLVQQGFPQGFPQQTGFPQQQVLQQGFPQQQVLQQGFPQQQVFAQGFPPQQAFPQQPAFQQPFPQQGFGPPPAGSFNPQFQPPPSQFTQTGFQQFAPFGGAAFRENQDGQPVERQGTRPQGIRRQPVRRRQRNGFLNLLSNLGLNFGKRKKRDLLSDIVSGFTGERFMGLLDRMMESYSFHPYTHAAYMGYSGNECNRLYPSCPSSAEEMIDVFNNIHRHYPNGIPFKDKMPWPLNVLLP; from the exons ATGCGGCGGAAGACTCTATGGCCATTGGTGTTGGCAGCGGTGTTGTCAGGGGTGTTGGCAGCGCCTGAATCCTCGaaggagagtgatgataatg AGAGTCCCGAGCGGGCTGCGGCGAGCGAAGCGGACgacaaggagagaggaggtgtaGTAGACAGCTCGGTCCACCACAGAGTATCTCGACAGCTCCTCGATGGCTGGAGACCCACTGATGGCATCTC aGCTCTAGAGAACGTCGATGATATATTGCGCTCGACGATTCCTTCCTTGGACCGATTCCAGTGCCTCGAGAGGGTCATGTGCTCAATGGCCTCGGCAACCAaccttttctcgcc cgAGTCGCTGCTAAACCCCGGTGTCCAGTCGACACTCGAGCAGACCTTCCAGCAAGGTCTCATCCAAGATCCTTCGTTAGTTCAGCAAGGTTTCCCTCAGGGTTTCCCCCAGCAGACAGGGTTTCCCCAGCAGCAGGTGCTTCAGCAGGGCTTTCCCCAGCAGCAGGTGCTCCAGCAGGGCTTTCCCCAGCAGCAGGTATTCGCCCAAGGCTTCCCCCCACAGCAGGCCTTTCCGCAACAGCCTGCTTTTCAACAACCCTTCCCCCAGCAGGGATTTGGACCTCCTCCTGCTGGCAGCTTTAATCCTCAGTTCCAGCCGCCGCcttcacag ttcacCCAAACTGGCTTCCAGCAGTTTGCTCCCTTCGGTGGAGCCGCCTTCAGGGAAAACCAGGATGGACAGCCTGTGGAGAGGCAAGGCACGCGTCCCCAGGGCATCAGACGTCAGCCCgtcaggaggagacagagaaatgggTTCCTAAACTTGCTTAGTAACCTCGGACTGAACTTCGGCAAGAGGAAGAAGCGAGACCTCTTAAGCGACATTGTCAGCGGGTTTACTGGAGAAAGGTTTATGGG GCTGTTGGACCGAATGATGGAATCCTACTCATTCCATCCCTACACCCACGCAGCCTACATGGGATACTCAGGAAACGAGTGTAACAGACTGTACCCCTCCTGTCCCTCGTCCGCTGAAGAGATGATCGACGTTTTCAACAACATCCATCGTCACTATCCCAACGGAATTCCCTTCAAGGATAAGATGCCGTGGCCACTTAATGTTCTTCTTCCTTGA